The Cellulophaga lytica DSM 7489 nucleotide sequence CCCAAACTTCAATTAAATTCCCAGATTTATCATAAACTATTACATTGTTTTTGGTGTGGTCTGTAAGTAAAATAATTCTTCCTTTAGAATCTTGTACCATTTCATGGCAGTTTTCTACAGGGTAGTAATTAGAGTTTAGTGCACCCCAATTTAAGTCTATTTTATATTTAAAATTGCCATGACCAATTATGGCATCTTTATAGGGCTGCATAGCTTGTAAAGCAGGTGTACTTAAAAAAAGCCCTGCACTAGCTAAGCTAGAGTTTTGTATAAAAGTTCGTCGGTTCATAAGTTGGTTAAAGTAGATGGTTGGTACTATGGTTTAAGATAAAATATCTTTAATAACGTGGCCTTCTACATCTGTTAATCTAAATCTACGACCTTGATATTTATAGGTTAACTTTTTATGATCTATACCTAATAAATGCATCATTGTGGCCTGAAAATCGTGTACATGAACCGGGTTTTTAACAATGTTATATCCAAAATCATCTGTTTCACCATAACTAATGCCTGGTTTAATACCGCCACCGGCCATCCACATTGTAAAACTTCTTGGGTGGTGATCTCTTCCGTAATTATCTGCTGTTAATATTCCTTGTGAGTAGTTGGTTCTTCCAAACTCGCCTCCCCAAACAATAAGCGTATCTTCTAATAAACCACGTTGTTTTAAATCTGCTACAAGCGCAGCAGAGGCTTGGTCTACATCTTTAGCTTGCTTTTCTATAGCGCCTGGTAAATTATCATGTTGGTCCCAACCCATATGGTACAACTGTATAAAACGTACATCTTTTTCGGCTAGTTTTCTTGCTAGCAAACAGTTTGCAGCATAAGTGCCAGGTATTTTTGCATCTGAGCCATACATTTTATAAATATAATCTGGCTCATCATCAATATTCATAACATCAGGTACAGAGGTTTGCATTCTGTATGCCATTTCATATTGAGAAATTCTACTTTGTATTTCAGGATCTCCAAACTCCTCATATTGCTTTTCATTTAAGGCTGCTAATTTATCTAAAATAGCACGTTTGGTGTCTTTAGTAGTTCCTTTAGGGTCATTTAAATATAATACAGGATCTTTGGCTGCCCTAAATTGAACACCTTGGTGTAACGAGTGTAAAAACCCGTTGCCCCACAGTCTGGTATATAAAGGCTGACCTTGAGGTCTTCCGCTACCTCTAGATAATAATACTGTAAAAGCAGGTAGGTTATCATTTTCACTACCAATACCATAACTTAACCAAGAGCCAATACTAGGTCTACCGGGTTGTTGTGATCCTGTTTGAAAAAACGTTACTGCTGGGTCATGATTAATTGCTTCAGTATGCATAGATTTTATAAAACACAAATCATCTACCATTTTAGCGGTGTAAGGCAGTAAATCACTAATCCAAGTTCCATTTTTACCGTACTGTTTAAAATCAAATTGGGAGCCAACCAACGGAAACTTATCTTGCCCAGATGTCATACCAGTTAAACGTTGCCCGTTTCTAATAGATTCTGGTAAATCTTCACCTCGGCGTACATTTAAAAGTGGTTTATAATCAAACAACTCTAATTGAGACGGACCACCACTTTGAAACAAATAAATGACTCTTTTTATTTTTGCAGGATGATGCAAACTACTTAAAGCGCCTTTAGAACCGCTTATTGAATTTGCTGGTGTTAATATTCCAGCTTCACTTTTATTAAAAAAGCTACAACCCATTAATGATGCTAAAGCGGTGCCACCGACTCCTAAAGCTGCTTTGCCTAAAAAGTTTCTACGGTTTAGGATTAACGATCTTTCTTCTAGTATTTTTTTCTCGCTCATAACTATCCTTTGGTTATAGTTTCATCTAAATTTAAAATGGTATGCGCTGTTAAAGACAAAGCAGCTAAATTATCTGCAGTAATAGAAGCATCAACTTTATAAGAGCCAATAGCTAAATACTCATCTG carries:
- a CDS encoding DUF1501 domain-containing protein, whose amino-acid sequence is MSEKKILEERSLILNRRNFLGKAALGVGGTALASLMGCSFFNKSEAGILTPANSISGSKGALSSLHHPAKIKRVIYLFQSGGPSQLELFDYKPLLNVRRGEDLPESIRNGQRLTGMTSGQDKFPLVGSQFDFKQYGKNGTWISDLLPYTAKMVDDLCFIKSMHTEAINHDPAVTFFQTGSQQPGRPSIGSWLSYGIGSENDNLPAFTVLLSRGSGRPQGQPLYTRLWGNGFLHSLHQGVQFRAAKDPVLYLNDPKGTTKDTKRAILDKLAALNEKQYEEFGDPEIQSRISQYEMAYRMQTSVPDVMNIDDEPDYIYKMYGSDAKIPGTYAANCLLARKLAEKDVRFIQLYHMGWDQHDNLPGAIEKQAKDVDQASAALVADLKQRGLLEDTLIVWGGEFGRTNYSQGILTADNYGRDHHPRSFTMWMAGGGIKPGISYGETDDFGYNIVKNPVHVHDFQATMMHLLGIDHKKLTYKYQGRRFRLTDVEGHVIKDILS